From a single Micromonospora sp. WMMD1102 genomic region:
- a CDS encoding helix-turn-helix domain-containing protein: MTRHQVIARPAGPLSRDVLIGLLAQLGEKPPTTVARTPNELRAAILAAADRHPTWTSRELAALVGGVSASTVRRYLSRRAGGR, from the coding sequence GTGACCCGACACCAGGTGATCGCCCGCCCGGCCGGGCCGCTGTCCCGCGACGTCCTGATCGGCCTGCTCGCCCAGCTCGGCGAGAAGCCGCCGACCACGGTGGCCCGTACGCCGAACGAGCTGCGGGCCGCGATCCTCGCCGCCGCCGACCGGCACCCGACCTGGACCAGCCGCGAGCTGGCCGCCCTGGTCGGCGGTGTCTCCGCGTCCACGGTCCGCCGGTACCTGTCCCGACGGGCGGGTGGTCGCTGA